The following is a genomic window from Amphiura filiformis chromosome 4, Afil_fr2py, whole genome shotgun sequence.
taataaataataaataataaataataaataataaataataataataataatgaatgataagagcagtagtaataataaataataaattgaatattatCTTTGGATTGACATTCAAACAtagttgtaggcctatttgtcaaaACAGACGAAACACTACGTCCTCAGAGTTGGTAAAGACGTcatctgcttaattattcataggtaccttgaacggctggaatacatggattaccttctcggctggccaaaaaatgcttgcccctttcggctcgccaaaaatgtcttgccccgccacgccaattttaccctccccagggctcataattattgcacagcccctaagaaatAATACCCCCCTcccatatatacatatataggcctacacaccctGTACACACCCACCAATATCCCCACTCCActgcataattattatataaacCCGGATCTCGTATTGCAATACATAGTGATTTGGTGTACTGCGCCCTTAATAAGACCTTGAATAATATCCATCATGTCCATTTAATATATTAAATCAGTGCAATGTTGATACTTATGATTGCATCTTATATTCTCCTTACCCGATAAAGTTTGCGTGTCCGTCGCCAGAGACCGAACTCGCAAACTGGTTTGCGAGTTCGTGCTGTTTGCGAAGGCAGCCGTAACACGTGTGCACCGCTTCTTGAGAAAGGGCAACTATGCCAACCGTGTTGGTGCTGGTGCTCCAGTCTACTTGGCAGCTGTCATGGAATACCTGACCGCTGAGATCCTTGAGTTGGCTGGCAATGCTGCCCGTGACAACAAGAAGACCAGAATCAACCCACGTCACTTGCAATTGGCTGTCCGTAACGACGAAGAGTTGAACAAGCTTCTCGGAGGCGTCACCATCGCTCAAGGCGGTGTTCTGCCAAACATCCAGGCTGTTCTTCTGCCAAAGAAGAAGTAAACTGACTCACTAGTTTACACCTGCAAaggctcttttaagagccaccatACATTCCAAAAAGAGATCTTGAACTTGTGTAACGTTCTTTGTCTGTTGTCTGCTTTAAATTAAGCCTACACGCcttttgatatttcaaatgatgacattctttgctttttttttttaaaataaacataTCTGTGGGTTTATCgaattatcaaataatttcataggAAAGTTAATATTATTACAATAAGAAGggatcttaagggatctggaatgagcgttttgagcgtttcgacagtattttttgtgggacatgagagcacatcagacatatcgaattgcattctgaatacgaataatgtctttctgatatcaaataattttcattttttgaagttcacgatataatacaaagttta
Proteins encoded in this region:
- the LOC140149794 gene encoding late histone H2A.2.2-like, which produces MSGRGKGGKSKSKAKSRSSRAGLQFPVGPVTRVHRFLRKGNYANRVGAGAPVYLAAVMEYLTAEILELAGNAARDNKKTRINPRHLQLAVRNDEELNKLLGGVTIAQGGVLPNIQAVLLPKKK